One window of Enterobacter sp. RHBSTW-00175 genomic DNA carries:
- a CDS encoding OsmC family protein — translation MQARVKWVEGLTFLGESASGHQILMDGNSGDKAPSPMEMVLMAAGGCSAIDVVSILQKGRHDVTDCEVKLTSERREEAPRLFTHINLHFIVTGKELKDAAVSRAVDLSAEKYCSVALMLEKAVKITHSYEVIEA, via the coding sequence ATGCAAGCGCGTGTGAAATGGGTTGAAGGTTTAACGTTCCTGGGCGAATCCGCTTCCGGACACCAGATTTTAATGGATGGGAACTCCGGCGATAAAGCACCAAGCCCAATGGAGATGGTGCTGATGGCGGCGGGTGGTTGCAGCGCAATTGACGTGGTGTCGATTTTGCAAAAAGGTCGTCATGACGTGACGGATTGCGAAGTAAAACTCACTTCTGAACGCCGTGAAGAAGCACCACGCCTGTTTACGCACATCAATTTGCATTTTATTGTGACCGGCAAAGAGCTGAAAGACGCTGCGGTATCACGTGCGGTGGATCTTTCTGCGGAGAAATATTGCTCCGTGGCGTTAATGCTGGAGAAAGCGGTAAAAATCACGCATTCGTATGAAGTGATCGAGGCTTAA